The DNA region TTGGGCTGGATTGGGGCTCTCGCTGCTCCTGGCGGGAGGCGCCTGGGCGAGCCCAGGCGATGAAGGGGTCACAGGCGAGGCCTGGCAGAGTGGGCATATGGCCAGCCAATATCGGAGCCTTCTGGCGGAGCCCACGAAGGCTCCCGAGCTTCGAGGCTCGGCCCGCTACGACGAGATCGCGGCAGGCGCCACGGCGACGCCGGGCACGGTGCCTCCCGAGAGCATCGAAACGACCACCCAGCACAGCTGGGAGAGCGGGCCGAGCCGTGCGCCGGGCAAGCGGAGCCGGCTCGGAAGCGGTCCGAACAAGAGCATCGCGGGCAAGGCCACGGGCCCGAGGAGAGCCAGTAGCCAGGGCTCGCCGCGAGGGGCGCACTCGAACAGGTCCCGCGGGCGTTCGATCGGCGGGCGCTGAGACCCGGCGGAACGGAAACCCGAAGCGAGCGGCCCCGGGCCGCGACCCTGGTACCTTCCCTGGCCATGGACCACATCCAGATTCAGCAAGAGAAGGCCCAGAACCTCTGGACGAGCGCGACCCGGAAGATTCCGGCGCTGGCCAAGGCATCGGAGGTCTTCGGTGCACCCGGCGTCCATGGCGACTCGATCGGCGGCCTCGCCGAGGCCCAGGAGGAGGTGCTCACCTACGCCTGCGCGATGACGAATCCGGAAGTCTACGAGAACTGGGGCACCTTCCCGCCGTCCGGGCTGTTGTTGATCGGCCAGCCGGGGTCGGGGAAGACGCTGCTCGCCAAGGCTCTGGCCACCCGCGCGAATACGGCCTTCGTCCACCTGGCGGTGCCGCGGCTTGCCCTCGAGATCGTCCACCAGGGTGGAAAGGTGGGGGATCTCCTCGAAGCCTGGAGCCAGGTCCTCTCCGAGATGCCGCCGACGACGGTCTACTTCCACGAGCTCGAGTTCTTCCAGGCCGAGGAAATTGGCGGCCGCCGGAACGATCTGCCGATCGGGCCGATCATGGACTTCCTTGGCGAGCTGACCGATCGTGCCGTGGTTCCGGAGCATATTCTGCTCGTCGGTTCGACGAGCCACCCGGATACGCTCCGGCCGGCGTTCGTCCAGCCGAGCCGCTTCGAGCGCGTGGTCGAGGTCACACCCACCTATCCGGACGACATCATCGCGGCGCTCCAAATCCACGCAGCGGCGGCCGAGAAGCGGGCCGGCAAGAGCTTGTTCGGCGAGATCGATTGGAGCGACGTCGTAGGTCGTTTTCGTGAGCCCTCCACCGGGGATTGGATCCACCTCATGCATAGCGTCCTGCGCCGCAAGGCCCGCTGCGAGGCGGCCGCGGAAGAGGTGGTTGCGGTGGATACCGAAGATCTCGTGCGCGAGGTCGATCTCTATCGGCGCACACGCAAGCGCCTGCCCCAGCGATCACCCGCTGGCACGTACCTGTAGGCCGCGAGGAGTCATCAACGCATGAGCACGTGGATCGTCACCGGCGGCGCCGGCTTCATCGGTTCGAACTTCGCCCGCCGGGCCCTCACCAAGACGGATGCGCGCATCGTCGTCGTCGACAAGCTCACCTACGCAGGCAACCTGCAGAGCCTGGAAGATCTGGCGGACGATCCGCGTTTCGCCTTCGTGCACGCGGACATCACCGACCACGATGCCATGGATCAGCTCTTCGCCAAGGAGCGGCCCCAGGTCGTGGTGAACTTCGCAGCAGAAAGCCACGTCGATCGCTCGATCGAAGGCCCGGTGGAATTCGTGCACACGAACGTGCTTGGCACGCTCCAGCTTCTCGAAGCCGCCCGGGCCCACACGGCCGGGCTGTCGGCCTCGGATCTCGGCACCTTCCGCTTCCTGCAGATTTCCACCGACGAGGTGTACGGCTCCCTCGGCCCCGAAGGCCTGTTCCGCGAAGACACGCCCTTCGCACCGAACTCGCCCTACTCGGCCTCCAAGGCCGGCGCCGACCATCTGGTGCGCGCCTACCACGAGACGTATGGCCTGCCGACGCTGCTGACCCATTGCTCCAACAACTACGGGCCTTATCAGTTCCCCGAAAAGCTGATCCCGCTGATGATCCTGAATGCCTTGGAAGGCAAGCCGCTGCCGATCTACGGCGACGGCCTCCAGGTCCGGGATTGGCTCTACGTCGAAGACCATTGCAGCGCCCTGATGCGCGTGCTCGAAGCCGCCGCTCCGGGCTCGCACTACAACATCGGCGGCCGCGCGGAACACACGAACCTGGAGATCGTCGATCGCCTCTGCGCCGCCCTCGAGTCCGCCCACCCTGCTTCCGAGAACCCTGCCCTGAAGAGCAAGGACATCGACCGCTACGACGCGCTCAAGACCTTCGTCACGGATCGCCCCGGCCACGATCGTCGTTATGCCATCGATGACCGTCGGCTCCGCGAGGAGCTGAACTGGTCCCCCAGCCTCGATCTCGAAACCGGCATGGCCAGGACTGTCGCCTGGTTCCTCGAGCACCGGGAATGGTGCGAGGCCGTCCAGACCGGAAGCTACCGTCGAGACCGGCTCGGACTACTCGAGAGCTAGCGGGCTGGGCTAGCGCGTGGCCAGGGCGGTGCCGCTTTGGAGGCCTACCTGATCGGCGGCGATTCGGTGCGAGAGGCACGAGCGGCAGATGCCGTGGCTCGTGGCCGGGGCGGTGGGGGCGGCGACGATCCGAGGATCGGGTCGGGCCGAAATCACTGATTCACACCATG from bacterium includes:
- a CDS encoding AAA family ATPase, whose protein sequence is MDHIQIQQEKAQNLWTSATRKIPALAKASEVFGAPGVHGDSIGGLAEAQEEVLTYACAMTNPEVYENWGTFPPSGLLLIGQPGSGKTLLAKALATRANTAFVHLAVPRLALEIVHQGGKVGDLLEAWSQVLSEMPPTTVYFHELEFFQAEEIGGRRNDLPIGPIMDFLGELTDRAVVPEHILLVGSTSHPDTLRPAFVQPSRFERVVEVTPTYPDDIIAALQIHAAAAEKRAGKSLFGEIDWSDVVGRFREPSTGDWIHLMHSVLRRKARCEAAAEEVVAVDTEDLVREVDLYRRTRKRLPQRSPAGTYL
- the rfbB gene encoding dTDP-glucose 4,6-dehydratase, whose amino-acid sequence is MSTWIVTGGAGFIGSNFARRALTKTDARIVVVDKLTYAGNLQSLEDLADDPRFAFVHADITDHDAMDQLFAKERPQVVVNFAAESHVDRSIEGPVEFVHTNVLGTLQLLEAARAHTAGLSASDLGTFRFLQISTDEVYGSLGPEGLFREDTPFAPNSPYSASKAGADHLVRAYHETYGLPTLLTHCSNNYGPYQFPEKLIPLMILNALEGKPLPIYGDGLQVRDWLYVEDHCSALMRVLEAAAPGSHYNIGGRAEHTNLEIVDRLCAALESAHPASENPALKSKDIDRYDALKTFVTDRPGHDRRYAIDDRRLREELNWSPSLDLETGMARTVAWFLEHREWCEAVQTGSYRRDRLGLLES